One segment of Alnus glutinosa chromosome 2, dhAlnGlut1.1, whole genome shotgun sequence DNA contains the following:
- the LOC133861562 gene encoding glycine-rich protein DC7.1-like translates to MGSKAFLLLGLLLAIVLLISSEVSARDLAKTSSHQRKVDATKEANGADDAKYGEFGGKPGGGGYGGYQGGRSRDPRILSGGLGGRHPCPPQRSLGHCSPADQDAETEAKPQN, encoded by the exons ATGGGTTCCAAGGCCTTTCTTTTGCTAGGTCTTTTGTTGGCTATTGTTCTTCTCATCTCTTCGGAGGTGTCAGCGAGAGACCTGGCTAAGACTTCCTCTCACCAGCGAAAAG TGGATGCCACCAAAGAGGCCAATGGAGCAGATGATGCCAAATACGGTGAATTTGGAGGAAAACCTGGTGGTGGCGGATATGGGGGATACCAAGGTGGACGATCTCGAGATCCTAGAATTCTTTCAGGTGGGCTCGGCGGCAGACATCCCTGCCCTCCGCAACGTAGTCTGGGGCATTGTTCCCCTGCTGATCAAGATGCAGAAACCGAAGCCAAGCCTCAAAATTAA
- the LOC133859259 gene encoding glycine-rich protein DC7.1-like: MGSKAFLLLGLLLAIVLLISSEVSARDLAKTSSHQRKVEATKEANGVDDAKYGEFGGKPGGGYGGYTGGGSRDRRILSGVCGGRNPCQNRQNEGEGGCPRSTDAETEAKPQN, encoded by the exons ATGGGTTCCAAGGCCTTTCTTTTGCTAGGTCTTTTGTTGGCTATTGTTCTTCTCATCTCTTCGGAGGTGTCAGCGAGAGACCTGGCTAAGACCTCCTCTCACCAGAGAAAAG TGGAGGCCACCAAAGAGGCCAATGGAGTAGATGATGCCAAATACGGAGAATTTGGAGGAAAACCTGGTGGCGGATATGGGGGATACACAGGTGGTGGATCTCGAGATCGTAGAATTCTTTCAGGTGTGTGCGGCGGCCGGAATCCCTGCCAGAACCGTCAGAACGAAGGTGAGGGGGGTTGTCCCCGATCTACTGATGCTGAAACCGAAGCCAAGCCTCAAAACTAa